A window of Chelmon rostratus isolate fCheRos1 chromosome 18, fCheRos1.pri, whole genome shotgun sequence genomic DNA:
AAACATGTGTGCTTATTCTTACTACCGTGCAGATATAACagtattttctctctgttccacACCAGCCGTATACATGTGTGAGTGGGAAAGGACCAAGACGCAGCCGCCTCAGTCTGCTGAAAAAACCGAGGAGGGCGCCGCCGCCCCCGCCCCTGAGGCTCAGGAGGGCCAGTCGGGCTCAGAGGGGGACAGCTCTTCTCAGTGGCCCCCGGCCTCAGCGGGGGTCACCTACGAGCTCTGCGCCGGGCTGGTGGACAAGCCTGACCTCTCCCTGGAGGAGATCGCCCGgcaggaggtgctggaggagtgTGGCTACGATGTTCCTGCCTCTAAACTGAAGAGGATTACTTCTTACAGGTCAGCTGattgcacatttgtgtgtactCAACCTGTAGGAAAACCTTTAAGTTAAAAAATGGTATGTGTAAATAAacttactgtattttttttcgGGTATGGAGCTGTCCGTTCCTGACACACGTTTTAGGACAAGACTTTTTAGTGTCTTTTGAATATCTGCTTTAGTCACTCCCACTGGATTTCTTGTCCCTTaacaattaattttctgttgtcCTATTTTGTATCCTATCCCTTCATTTATAATCTCTGAACCACCTTGAGCTATGTTCACTCAGAAATAGCCTACATTTGCAGCTTTGTTTCTTTAGTTTGACTTCTCGTTCTAAAACTCCGGGTAGCATTAAAGCGTCTTTAAAAAGTCTTCCAGTTGAAAAGCTTTCGTGTGTCAAACATTCTCATCGTGGGCTTTAGAGgttcagtgtgtaggatttagcagcatctagcagtgaggttgcagatgcAGCCTGCTGAAcactcctcaccctcctctatGGTGGACAATAAgaatgcaaaaaacacaaaaaaggccctctcagccagtgtttggtttgtctgttctgagcTACTGTAGAACATGGCCGTGCAACATGGCCCTCTGTGGATGTGAAGAGCTCATTCCAAGGCAACGAAAACTAcaattctcattttcaggtaATTAGACACTAATGACAACATAATTCTGCATATTATGCTCCTTTTCTGCTAATGGATctccctaaatcctacacactggacctttaaaggaTGTAGAAAAGCATGCAACGGATTATCTGCGAAAGTTACCGGTTTTCATGGTGgaaaacaagaatctaaatatCTACAGAAATGTATGAAGCCACTTGTGCTGCATAATCCACTTCTATACACTCGGGATGTAGgctggttccagacctctgagtCACTGCCCACGTCTCCAGCTTCATCACCTTCTTGGCTCAGAGCCAGAAAAAGAGCAACATCCATGAGAAAGCAGTAACAGAAAAATGCCCAAAAACATGGCATGAGACATGGTAGATGAGACTGACGCAGCTTTATATGTAGGCCGACTTACTGAACTAACCAAAATGATGCACTGGACATGTTATTAGCTGTCTATATTACTTTATGGGCTCACAGGTTACATTAGAAAAATACCTGTTCAGGACCGACACCTTCACTGTTTGTGGATATGTCAGCCTGTGAGCCAAAAGGCAacaactttgtttgttttggggaagCCAAACATGGATTAGGTAACATTACATTTGCCAGACTCATGGCTCATTCCTCGTATCCTTTAATCCTTCTGTCTTGTGACAGTACAGCACACTGACTGAAGGTATGAACAATAAAGCATAGCCTAAATCTGACCACTAGATTGCCTGGCCAAATacgtttttcttctcttgtagGTATCCAAACAATTCAAGGGATAATAAAGGAAAAGCATTTTAGGTAGCCTGCgttttattatcttttatttttcatatcatGCTATGGGGCAAACTAGCTCTACactaaaatacataaacaatgcTGCTCCCTTGCACCCATTATATAGATCAACATCTGGTTAGGATGCTGGGACATGTAGCTTCAGTCTTAGTCTGTCAGCAGTAAATCATATTCAAGACACTTTTACATCATATAGTTTAAATTTATCTCATGAATCCAGTTTGAAAGTTACTTACATGTAATATATCAAGGTGTGAAAGCTAACTGTCTTAAGTTGGTGAATTTTAGAGGAAGTCACATGCTGATAGGAGGTTGGACTGGAAAAGAGAAACGACAAGTGCTGAGGTTATATAAGTGAGCTGGAAAGAAGCATCAGGGGAGccgtctgtcttttttttttttttagctcactATAACTTGACACAGAAGTTGAAAGATCCAGGAAAAGAACAGTcccacattaaacagcagcacCTGGACAGCTAAGACTGACAGCTCTCATAACGGTGCTTTTGATTTGACTTGAACGCCTCCTCCGGTTTTGTTGGTGTTGTCTATGACCATTGTTATGTGTGGGCTGCTTCCATTAAATACATGGGTATCGTCTTAACCCTCATGACCCCCATGAGGGTGTGTTTGGCAGAAGCGTCCCATGTAGTCAAGTTCTGTGCTAACAGTAGGCAACCTGAGGTCAGTTTGGTTTAAAGGGCACAGAAATTCCTCGATagcactggtgtgtgtgtgtgtgtgcccgcgTGGGCTTTACAGCTTTCAGGTGTGTCTGTACAAAGAGTGCACACTGTGTACTACACTGTGTTTATTTAGACACAGTGGATTTCTGTAGTCTAGTGTAGCTCTGATCATTTCTAATTGCGATGCAGTATTGAACCTCAAaggagtagtttgacattttggggcAATGAGCTTATTctctttcttgccaagagttagatgagaagatccaTACCATCCTCACATCTGTGTTCAGATCTAAATCACATCTAAATCTTGCTAATTCACACAGTGTACTTCTTTCAGGTTAGATTTCATTTTGTGTAAACAGGCCTTAGAGGCTCTGACAGGTGAATTTTCAAagtttagacagagccaggctagcttttccccccctgcttccagtctttatgctaagctaagctaatcacctcctAGCCCCAGCTCTACACTTAgcacacagatatgagagtggtatagTTCTTCTCAGCTAACTCTTGCCAATGCAGTGAGTAAGGATTCACTTAATGCATGTTGAGTATTGAGTGAAATCTGTGCATAGCAACAAATATTCAGAGCTGGCAGTAAAGGCTCTGTCGGATTCTTAGCCTTGCtagttttatgttttctcaAATATTTCGTAGTTTAAGACAGCTGGTAGAATTATTTAATGGCTGCTTTCTGTTAATTGGGAACTGAAATGGGCAGAATTTATATGTCCAAATTAGTTTATTGGCCACAGGGAGTCCACACAGCCTGAAAAACCAAGCAGGTAAAGAAAGAGACCATGAAGTTGAATTATGGGTAAAGGATCCAGGTAAAGGTGGGATATTTTGGTCTCTGCTGCACCATTTTTGACATGTCTTTTTATGTAATTATTCTCGTGCAAGTGTCCGTCTTCATGGCAGTGATAACTTGAAACACTGATAAATCTGCATTTGTTAATAAGGGGAAAAGGACATGTACATTCTGAAATGCGAGGTATTGTTTTAGCATCGGTGCTGAGGTTCGGTTGTCGTATTGGACCCAGTATTGAAGAATAATTGCAAAATACAGACACAATTTCCCTTATTCCCTCCGTACAGGTCAGGTGTAGGCGTAACAGGTGCCAAGCAGACCATGTTTTACGCCGAGGTGTCCGACGACAACTGCGTGAGCGCCGGTGGAGGTGAGCCACGGGAGGGAGAGCTCATCGAGGTGGTCAAAGTCCCGCTGCACGAGGCCATGACGTTTGCCTACGACGAGCGTATACCCAAAACCATGGGCGTCATTTTTAGTTTCATCTGGTTCCATAATAACATGTCTCCCAAGTACAAGATCTCCACCAATGTGTAACTAGTATTAACCAACCCTCTTTATACTGTTTGTTCCAAATTAAATCAAGCACTGGCCCAGCACACCACCCACTCTTCCCCTCATGGCTCTTCATCCTGTATTGCCTTTTTGCTTATTGGTACATGATGAAAGGTGGGCCCCTTGTCTTGTTGCCAACAGGTATCTTTAAGTTTTGTCCTGTTTACCTTTTATGTAGTCTTAATATTTTTCCTCAAAACAAATTTGCCATAGCTGGTTGTCACTGGcacttttgtctcttttttttttaaatttactgtGCCATCTGTTATCAATGGCTGCATATCGCTGATTTCATTTGCCTGCCCTTGATTAAAGGAATACTCCACTGCTTTTAGTAGAGGCTCTTGAATGTTACCTGCATTTATAAAAGCAAGAGAATATTTTAAATACACCTGATGTTGGCTGAGGAAAAAGCCATTTACCATTCAGCTTACAGTCAAATTCCAACTTGTTTCAACCTCCTGCAACAGCCAGGATTCATTGCAAACAAGCCTCGATGCTAACCCGTCATGGTTAAcatttcagcatgctaacatttgcttttgGAGCTCATGCAAACATTCCAACTTGCCTGACAGTGTGCAAAGAGAAATTTTGTATCTGATGTGACAATATGAACATATGAACAACGCCTACCTTTTTCTACAACCGTTAAAAGATACAggtaaaaacaaccaaaacaaaacagtggagCATTCCTTTAAGCCATGATCCAGTAATGCAAAAACTATGCTAGTCAATGGTGGGGCCTTGTAACGATCGAGGTGTCAGATGTGTTTTAACCACCACTTGTTCAAGCATGCCTCAATTAATTTCTCTGACCCACAGCCTTTAAGCAATACTTATCATAGTGCCCCGGGCTAAAcaatcactcactgtcactgaagTCAACTCTCACTCTTCTGGAAAATCTTCATAAAGTCAAACCAGTGGACGTATTAGCAGACGTTTCATTCAGCAAGCAAAGTGGCAAATGTGAGTTCGGTATTGTCTCACTTTACACCTTCCACTGCACGGCGTCGTCGTTCTCAAGCACAATCCTGCACCGGGTTACCGTTTGTCAGAAACACCTTTGACATGGACACATGGAAATTCATATTTGTTTCATATTTGtcataattcatgttttttttcctgtgatcAAGACAgactggaaaaacagcagagaccGGCACGTTAAGGTTACATTTTGAACACACTGATGCAGATTTAGGAGCATATTTTAAAGGACTTAACCCATCTAAAAGATTGCCTCCATCATAATTCACTTTGGAGGTTCAGCGCCGCAAATCTTGGTAGTCATTAACACACAAACCTGATCTCACAAAGTAAATCTCATCAGCAGTTTGCCAAAATCTCAGGTCCAAATAGTCAAACTGTTGGTCATATTCAGGGCGGATCTCCGGATGTGATGACGACCAGCATGTTTTTTTACATCATTATATTTGAAAATCACTTGCAGCTCAAAGGCAACAAAGTCCTTGCCACTCTTACTCCGTTAGTATGTTTCTTCATTCAAAAAGGGCTGGTAGTTCATCAATTAATATGTGAATAGGAAGAAATTTCCCCACCTTATAGTTTTGATAAAAATATGCAACTTCTGAAGCAaagctgatgctgtttttagaaaaataCCACTCACTTCAAACACGTAACGCTTGTCATTATTTATATAATAAGAGAGAACGACACAGATGTTCAGCTACAGTAACGTGAGTGAGAGTTCAGCTCTTCTTGATGCACCTGCAGAGTTTGAAAGCTGGAAAATATGTGTGAAATTTAACGGTTAAGTTGTTAAAAAAAGACCTGCCTGCATAACTGGATGGTTTATTGACTACAAAATCATGAAAAAGtgctgtattattattagtagtagtatttgtaAGAGTTTTAAGTACAATGTTAATAACACCTTGAACATAATAGATGTTAAAATCATGATTTCTCCTtattaaacaaagaagaaattCAAGTCAGAATAACACAGCGAGgtgcagatgtgtttgtctgcactCTGGTGTGAAAGTGAAGAAATACTCCAGGTGAATGTGAGCATCAGGCCACGAGTTGTTTTTGGGCTTTTAGGCTTTTGTAGGCAGAGGAATAAATGACAAtcaaatgtcaacatttatCTTCTTTTACCCACAaaaccttgtttttctttttttgggtcttttttttttttttaacattggtGCATCAGGTTTATGATCTGACTGAATCTCACAGCAGTTCTCTCAGAAGAAAACTGAGCATCATTTTCAGGCATCTCTGTGTGGTTATCTGGTGCCGCTTGACCTCTAAATGCATCCGTCAtatctgcaaaaacaaagtCAAGCGAACTTGAATCAACTAAACTTTGAAGCCATATTTATGTCCCTCTTTGCCCAATCATTTAGCTTCTTTTCCCTTCTGTCCATCGAATAATGTCCTTGATGAAGGATTGTATCGTCTGCTGGAACTGCTTGAATTAGTTGTCTTTCTCTGATTTTCTTGGAAAAAGATGACTCTCACTTACTAAATTGATTGCAACCAAACCTGATTAACAGTAGACGTCCAACACTAAATCAGATCCAGACACGTGCAAACTGCAGGATGTGTACTGACTCtg
This region includes:
- the nudt14 gene encoding uridine diphosphate glucose pyrophosphatase NUDT14, with translation MEEINNIEVVPCTDSDYLKPFRVHYNQNGTKKSWDFMRTHDSVSVLIFNTTSHCFVLVKQFRPAVYMCEWERTKTQPPQSAEKTEEGAAAPAPEAQEGQSGSEGDSSSQWPPASAGVTYELCAGLVDKPDLSLEEIARQEVLEECGYDVPASKLKRITSYRSGVGVTGAKQTMFYAEVSDDNCVSAGGGEPREGELIEVVKVPLHEAMTFAYDERIPKTMGVIFSFIWFHNNMSPKYKISTNV